A genome region from Cardiocondyla obscurior isolate alpha-2009 linkage group LG14, Cobs3.1, whole genome shotgun sequence includes the following:
- the LOC139107953 gene encoding transmembrane protein 39A isoform X1 → MPGGRRNIVSRAGPAARSSNTNSANANGRSNSGERANGNGTDDKRLDDVYGGRSLAPKHIPIPMVPVDGQLTFEAFSLVVSIVATCLQLLNLYRTVWWLPNSYNSYAMNFYLIDPYLLIFIFTMIGRRFIYTLLCQIFDVSLPVRSALSTKIELAMRNVIRSSVSATVKSILGWCLLHMFNKYHSIQIFYLCCPSLFVYFIFEIKTPPFSDFSFLGGKEERKTKYTLDKPLHNCSLNAAAIRAEVSTLKSDFNKRLKRALFSSSDSAYVCVVAPLIFAPPYLHFDGVWVAQHAILFWMGRICAYFVQAYPFRYCDELHRAAMHLGRWVKVKNRNNHIYVQPWNDSVLWPNGSIVRHNREIYRSEGLCTAAEPGNLLHAKFYVLFNTRIMLLSPIIALQLLLVKIQMFILLTVTEWYQILSMTLLLAVHFYTLFKMSRDFLISWKVYRAEQIIQEKSQTVVNPVAQ, encoded by the exons ATGCCAGGAGGCAGACGAAACATTGTCAGTCGAGCTGGACCAGCTGCCAGATCCAGTAACACCAATTCGGCTAACGCTAACGGGAGAAGTAACAGTGGGGAAAGAGCAAATGGCAATGGCACAGACGACAAACGACTTGACGACGTTTATGGTGGGCGATCTCTGGCACCAAAGCACATTCCTATACCTATGGTACCAGTTGACGGACAGTTAACCTTTGAGGCATTCTCTTTGGTCGTTTCGATCGTTGCAACTTGCCTGCAACTACTTAATCTATATAGGACTGTCTGGTGGCTGCCAAATTCCTACAATAGTTATGCTATG aacttttatttaatagatcCCTACCtgcttatatttatttttactatgaTAGGGCGTAGATTTATTTACACATTACTGTGTCAAATATTTGATGTGTCATTACCAGTTAGATCAGCATTGTCTACAAAAATAGAACTTGCAATGCGAAATGTTATAag gtCATCTGTATCAGCAACtgtaaaaagtatattagGCTGGTGCCTGTTGCATATGTTCAATAAATATCATtctatacaaattttttatttatgttgtCC AAGTTTGTTTGTATATTTcatctttgaaataaaaacgcCACCATTTTCTGATTTTTCATTCTTGGGTGGAAAAGAAGAACGAAAAACGAAGTATACATTAG ACAAACCTCTGCACAACTGCTCATTAAACGCAGCGGCCATTAGAGCGGAGGTGTCCACTTTGAAAtctgattttaataaacgattaaaacgagctttattttcatcttcTGATAGCGCGTACGTGTGTGTAGTTGCGCCTCTTATTTTTGCACCTCCGTATTTGCATTTCGATGGAGTATGGGTGGCACAacatgcaattttattttggaTGGGAAGGATATGCGCGTACTTTGTTCAGGCTTATCCTTTCAG ATACTGCGATGAACTACACAGAGCAGCGATGCATTTAGGCCGGTGggttaaagtaaaaaatcgCAATAATCATATTTATGTTCAACCGTGGAATGATTCAGTATTATGGCCTAATGGATCGATTGTAAGACACAATCGAGAAATTTATCGTTCCGAAGGTTTGTGTACAGCAGCGGAACCGGGTAATTTACTTCACGCAAAATTTTAT gtTTTATTCAACACTCGAATAATGCTACTGAGTCCAATAATAGCATTGCAATTATTGTTGGTAAAAATtcaaatgtttattttattaacagtcACCGAATGGTATCAGATATTGTCGATGACATTATTATTAGctgtacatttttatactttattcaaaatgtctagagattttttaatatcctgGAAAGTATACCGTGCTGAACAAATAATTCAAGAGAAATCTCAAACGGTTGTAAATCCAGTTgctcaataa
- the LOC139107953 gene encoding transmembrane protein 39A isoform X2, protein MPGGRRNIVSRAGPAARSSNTNSANANGRSNSGERANGNGTDDKRLDDVYGGRSLAPKHIPIPMVPVDGQLTFEAFSLVVSIVATCLQLLNLYRTVWWLPNSYNSYAMNFYLIDPYLLIFIFTMIGRRFIYTLLCQIFDVSLPVRSALSTKIELAMRNVIRSSVSATVKSILGWCLLHMFNKYHSIQIFYLCCPLFVYFIFEIKTPPFSDFSFLGGKEERKTKYTLDKPLHNCSLNAAAIRAEVSTLKSDFNKRLKRALFSSSDSAYVCVVAPLIFAPPYLHFDGVWVAQHAILFWMGRICAYFVQAYPFRYCDELHRAAMHLGRWVKVKNRNNHIYVQPWNDSVLWPNGSIVRHNREIYRSEGLCTAAEPGNLLHAKFYVLFNTRIMLLSPIIALQLLLVKIQMFILLTVTEWYQILSMTLLLAVHFYTLFKMSRDFLISWKVYRAEQIIQEKSQTVVNPVAQ, encoded by the exons ATGCCAGGAGGCAGACGAAACATTGTCAGTCGAGCTGGACCAGCTGCCAGATCCAGTAACACCAATTCGGCTAACGCTAACGGGAGAAGTAACAGTGGGGAAAGAGCAAATGGCAATGGCACAGACGACAAACGACTTGACGACGTTTATGGTGGGCGATCTCTGGCACCAAAGCACATTCCTATACCTATGGTACCAGTTGACGGACAGTTAACCTTTGAGGCATTCTCTTTGGTCGTTTCGATCGTTGCAACTTGCCTGCAACTACTTAATCTATATAGGACTGTCTGGTGGCTGCCAAATTCCTACAATAGTTATGCTATG aacttttatttaatagatcCCTACCtgcttatatttatttttactatgaTAGGGCGTAGATTTATTTACACATTACTGTGTCAAATATTTGATGTGTCATTACCAGTTAGATCAGCATTGTCTACAAAAATAGAACTTGCAATGCGAAATGTTATAag gtCATCTGTATCAGCAACtgtaaaaagtatattagGCTGGTGCCTGTTGCATATGTTCAATAAATATCATtctatacaaattttttatttatgttgtCC TTTGTTTGTATATTTcatctttgaaataaaaacgcCACCATTTTCTGATTTTTCATTCTTGGGTGGAAAAGAAGAACGAAAAACGAAGTATACATTAG ACAAACCTCTGCACAACTGCTCATTAAACGCAGCGGCCATTAGAGCGGAGGTGTCCACTTTGAAAtctgattttaataaacgattaaaacgagctttattttcatcttcTGATAGCGCGTACGTGTGTGTAGTTGCGCCTCTTATTTTTGCACCTCCGTATTTGCATTTCGATGGAGTATGGGTGGCACAacatgcaattttattttggaTGGGAAGGATATGCGCGTACTTTGTTCAGGCTTATCCTTTCAG ATACTGCGATGAACTACACAGAGCAGCGATGCATTTAGGCCGGTGggttaaagtaaaaaatcgCAATAATCATATTTATGTTCAACCGTGGAATGATTCAGTATTATGGCCTAATGGATCGATTGTAAGACACAATCGAGAAATTTATCGTTCCGAAGGTTTGTGTACAGCAGCGGAACCGGGTAATTTACTTCACGCAAAATTTTAT gtTTTATTCAACACTCGAATAATGCTACTGAGTCCAATAATAGCATTGCAATTATTGTTGGTAAAAATtcaaatgtttattttattaacagtcACCGAATGGTATCAGATATTGTCGATGACATTATTATTAGctgtacatttttatactttattcaaaatgtctagagattttttaatatcctgGAAAGTATACCGTGCTGAACAAATAATTCAAGAGAAATCTCAAACGGTTGTAAATCCAGTTgctcaataa